In Maylandia zebra isolate NMK-2024a unplaced genomic scaffold, Mzebra_GT3a scaffold25, whole genome shotgun sequence, one genomic interval encodes:
- the LOC143416148 gene encoding uncharacterized protein LOC143416148: protein MATQKPNISSKYKDIISRVAIHSGPPAIYQLQAKKQKFGTLTRISVGEKNPNKTNKTILLVGETGAGKSTLINALVNYTMGVKWEDGVWFQIIEDKKKSQTSDVIVYEIFDFEDKTLPYSLTIIDTRGYGNITGTKKDDILNQKLLDFFGSEDGVNEVHAVGLVMKVTDNQMNNRLIFIFDLLMILFGEDLEKNIIALITHSDGMPPKNAQKALEHQKIKCAKNKKNQSLYFVFNNQQNKKRTEENEFGLEMAWRVTERGICQFTAFLEEAEPQKLEKTFEDLNECIRLTACIHNLQDRIKFIDVKQREIKNTMSSTPHVAEVFKHKEPITNGMCGLEAAVCCTVCEENCHYPGCTLGLIPENCEVMKDGHCTVCTKKCPPLDHVRDKWRYVIRLRRAEKERGEVSLSANLEKEMNKLTSEKSQLVDEAYQHVVRLKHMDLNINSTYTSVHLDFLIKKMKEKGDPEKVQKLEEIETQVDEGTRAALEHRTIHIKAPHEDISSDSFLIHSGPPAVYQLRAKKQFGTVTRMTVGKKDFNKINKTILLVGETGGGKSTLINALVNYTMGVKWEDEVWFMIVEEEEKSQSESQTSDVIVYEIFDCEDKTLPYSLTIIDTPGFGDTRGTEKDDIISERLLDLFRSEDRIYELNSICLVMKASDNRLNDRQRRVFDSIISLFGKDLEKNIVALITHSDGMPPENALGALKAANIECSKNEKNEPVYFLFDNQQSKERKAVYEDPLMKSWDLTKKQMGVFSTFLIGCGPEKLIKTKKVLKKRIELKACIKNLQERIKVTELKQREIRQIQEALKENEENVKKNEKFMVEVDEVYKEETKIKGGMRGVFYEGALCCRVCEETCHYPGCTVSWYPSHCEVMTDGCCTVCANKCPASDHVKEKWRYVTKTRKVEKTIEEMKQKYETNKNEGQKKFNLLENLEKEMKQLKAGKSEFLDESYQHFVRLEQIALKVDSASTIVHLDFLIEKMKEEGKTEKVQKLEEMRSRDVGYGPVPPGGDRGMRGPSLLGPSLPGSKKTSPGLEIGVDKYRAAYGSDPSSHSGPAATLHQP, encoded by the exons GAAGCCTAACATCTCATCCAAATACAAGGACATCATTTCCAGAGTTGCAATTCATTCAGGACCTCCTGCTATCTACCAGCTGcaagcaaagaaacagaagtTTGGAACTCTGACAAGAATCTCTGTTGgtgaaaaaaatccaaacaagaCAAATAAAACCATCTTACTTGTGGGTGAAACAGGAGCAGGAAAATCTACTCTGATCAACGCTCTGGTCAACTACACCATGGGAGTGAAGTGGGAGGATGGAGTCTGGTTTCAGATCATAGaggacaagaagaaaagtcagacaTCAGATGTGATCGTGTATGAGATCTTTGATTTTGAAGATAAAACTCTGCCCTACTCTCTGACCATCATTGATACTCGTGGATATGGCAATATTACAGGGACCAAAAAGGATGACATACTTAATCAAAAATTATTAGATTTCTTTGGATCAGAAGATGGAGTCAATGAAGTTCACGCAGTAGGTCTGGTGATGAAAGTGACAGATAATCAAATGAATAACCGACTAATCTTCATCTTTGATTTACTCATGATCCTGTTTGGTGAAGACCTGGAGAAAAACATCATAGCTCTCATCACACACTCAGATGGAATGCCAcctaaaaatgcacaaaaagctCTTGAACATCAAAAGATAAAATGTGCTAAAAATAAGAAGAATCAATctctttattttgtgtttaataatcaacagaacaaaaagagaaCAGAGGAAAATGAGTTTGGTTTAGAGATGGCATGGAGAGTAACAGAGAGAGGAATATGCCAGTTCACAGCTTTTCTAGAAGAAGCTGAACCTCAAAAGCTGGAGAAAACATTTGAAGATCTGAATGAATGCATCAGACTGACAGCCTGCATCCACAACCTGCAAGACAGAATCAAGTTTATTGACGTAAAACAGAGAGAAATCAAAAATACGATGAGCAGTACTCCACATGTTGCTGAGGTCTTCAAACATAAAGAACCTATCACAAATGGGATGTGTGGGCTtgaagcagctgtctgctgTACTGTCTGTGAGGAGAACTGTCACTATCCTGGATGCACACTAGGTTTGATCCCTGAAAACTGTGAGGTCATGAAAGATGGTCACTGCACTGTTTGTACCAAAAAGTGTCCTCCATTAGATCATGTAAGAGACAAGTGGAGGTATGTGATCAGGTTAAGGAGGGCTGAGAAGGAGAGAGGTGAGGTGAGCCTTTCGGCAAATCTTGAAAAGGAAATGAACAAGCTGACTTCAGAAAAGTCACAGCTAGTGGATGAAGCTTATCAACATGTtgtcagactgaaacacatggaCCTGAACATTAATTCAACATACACTTCTGTCCACTTGGACTTCCTGATCAAGAAGATGAAGGAGAAAGGAGACCCAGAGAAGGTCCAGAAACTGGAGGAGATTGAAACCCAAGTTGATGAAGGAACTCGAGCAGCCCTGGAACACAG GACTATTCACATCAAAGCACCACATGAGGATATTTCATCAGACAGTTTTCTGATCCATTCAGGACCTCCCGCTGTCTACCAGCTGAGAGCAAAGAAACAGTTTGGAACTGTAACAAGAATGACTGttggaaaaaaagattttaacaaGATAAATAAAACCATCTTACTTGTGGGTGAAACAGGAGGAGGAAAATCTACTCTGATCAATGCTCTGGTCAACTACACCATGGGAGTGAAGTGGGAGGATGAAGTCTGGTTTATGATtgtagaggaggaggagaagagtcaGTCAGAAAGTCAGACATCAGATGTAATTGTGTACGAGATCTTTGATTGTGAAGACAAAACTCTGCCCTACTCTCTGACCATCATTGATACTCCTGGATTTGGAGACACCAGAGGGACTGAAAAAGATGACATCATCAGTGAACGATTACTTGACTTGTTTCGATCAGAGGATAGAATATATGAACTCAATTCAATATGTCTGGTGATGAAGGCATCAGACAATAGACTGAATGACCGACAGAGACGAGTCTTTGATTCAATTATTTCTCTGTTTGGTAAAGACTTGGAGAAAAACATTGTAGCTCTGATAACACACTCAGATGGAATGCCACCTGAAAATGCTCTCGGTGCTCTTAAAGCTGCAAACATTGAATGTTCCAAAAATGAGAAGAATGAGCctgtttacttcctgtttgataATCAACAAAGCAAAGAGAGAAAAGCAGTGTATGAAGATCCTTTAATGAAGTCATGGGActtaacaaagaaacaaatgggtgttttttcaacttttctTATTGGTTGTGGACCTGAAAAGCtgataaagacaaaaaaggtGTTGAAGAAACGCATTGAACTGAAAGCCTGCATCAAAAACCTGCAAGAAAGAATCAAAGTTACTGAACTGAAACagagagaaatcagacagaTTCAAGAAGCTCTaaaggaaaatgaagaaaacGTGAAGAAGAATGAGAAGTTCATGGTAGAAGTTGATGAGGTCtacaaagaagaaacaaaaatcaaaggTGGGATGCGGGGGGTTTTTTATGAGGGAGCTCTGTGCTGTAGAGTCTGTGAGGAGACCTGTCACTATCCTGGATGCACAGTGTCCTGGTATCCTTCACACTGTGAGGTAATGACAGATGGCTGCTGCACTGTTTGTGCCAACAAGTGTCCTGCATCAGATCATGTGAAAGAAAAGTGGAGATATGTGACAAAGACAAGGAAAGTTGAGAAAACAATTgaagaaatgaaacaaaaatatgAGACTAATAAAAATGAAGGTCAGAAAAAGTTTAATCTTTTGGAAAATCTTGAAAAGGAAATGAAACAGCTGAAAGCAGGGAAGTCAGAATTCCTGGACGAGTCCTACCAACATTTTGTCAGACTGGAGCAGATCGCTCTAAAAGTTGATTCAGCATCCACTATTGTCCACTTGGACTTCCTGATTGAGAagatgaaggaggaaggcaAAACAGAGAAGGTCCAGAAACTGGAGGAGATGAGGAGCAGA GACGTGGGATATGGCCCCGTCCCCCCTGGGGGGGACCGAGGAATGCGCGGTCCTTCCCTCCTGGGCCCCTCCCTCCCCGGTTCCAAGAAGACCAGTCCTGGTCTCGAGATTGGGGTCGATAAGTATCGGGCCGCATACGGGAGCGACCCCTCCTCCCATAGCGGACCTGCTGCCACCCTTCATCAGCCATGA